From Cytophagia bacterium CHB2, a single genomic window includes:
- a CDS encoding 2-hydroxyacid dehydrogenase encodes MQIAFFSTKPYDRHFFSAANQPHQHQLTFFEPRLTEETSRLAVNVEGICAFVNDRLNASVLQQLAQQGVRLLALRSAGFNHVDLNAAHELRLAVVRVPAYSPYAVAEHTVGLILALNRKIHRAFARVREGNFALEGLLGFDLHGRTIGIVGTGKIGATVTKIMAGFGCHLLAYDPFPNPECIALGAQYVALSELLEESDIVTLHCPLMPETYHMIAAQSLRHFKPGAMLINTSRGALIDTGAAIHALKSGKIGALGLDVYEEEAGMFFEDLSNRMIQDDVFARLLTFPNVIITGHQAFFTQEALTNIAETTLANITEFEQTGQCRNAVTPAKVKP; translated from the coding sequence GTGCAGATCGCTTTTTTCAGCACGAAACCATATGATCGCCATTTTTTCAGCGCGGCCAATCAACCTCACCAACACCAACTCACTTTTTTCGAGCCGCGCTTGACGGAAGAAACGAGCCGTCTGGCCGTGAACGTCGAAGGCATTTGCGCGTTTGTCAATGATCGGCTCAATGCAAGCGTCTTGCAGCAACTCGCACAGCAGGGCGTTCGTTTGCTGGCATTGCGCAGCGCCGGCTTTAATCATGTTGATTTGAATGCGGCGCACGAGTTGCGTCTTGCCGTTGTGCGTGTGCCGGCATATTCGCCTTATGCGGTGGCGGAACATACCGTGGGGTTGATCCTGGCCCTGAATCGCAAGATTCATCGCGCTTTCGCGCGCGTGCGCGAAGGCAATTTTGCGCTGGAAGGTTTGCTCGGGTTTGATTTGCACGGCCGCACGATCGGCATTGTGGGCACGGGAAAAATCGGCGCGACGGTGACAAAAATCATGGCAGGATTCGGTTGCCACTTGCTGGCTTACGATCCCTTTCCCAATCCCGAGTGTATTGCGTTAGGCGCGCAATATGTTGCCCTGTCTGAATTGCTGGAAGAATCCGACATTGTGACGCTGCATTGCCCGCTGATGCCGGAAACCTATCATATGATCGCTGCGCAATCGTTGCGGCATTTCAAGCCCGGCGCGATGTTGATCAACACCAGCCGCGGCGCGTTGATTGACACCGGCGCCGCGATTCACGCTCTGAAGTCCGGTAAAATTGGCGCGCTGGGATTGGATGTTTATGAAGAAGAAGCGGGCATGTTTTTTGAAGATTTGTCGAATCGCATGATTCAAGATGATGTGTTTGCCCGTTTGCTCACGTTTCCGAATGTCATTATCACCGGCCACCAGGCGTTTTTCACGCAGGAAGCGCTCACCAACATTGCTGAAACGACGCTCGCGAATATCACGGAGTTCGAGCAAACCGGCCAGTGCCGCAATGCCGTCACGCCGGCAAAAGTAAAACCTTAG
- a CDS encoding NAD(P)H-hydrate dehydratase: protein MSFSNLLHDLPHAVTAQEMQAVDHFTIATLGLPGRVLMENAGRATFEIIRQRWQPLPGKRAAIFCGKGNNGGDGFVVARLLSEAGVSCDTFLLGNPENLRGDAAANFTLLTALGYRVQSLQAVDAMPDLAGVDVVIDALLGTGVRGSLTGLLADAVHHLNQSGRPILAVDLPTGMNTDTGAVDGPCIRAALTVTFGARKTGLLFSPAREYAGELHVADIGFPASAYQHAACHTYWLAPEIMKKWLPQRPRDAFKNRVGQILVIAGSTGFGGAARLTATAALRAGAGLVVLAAPQSLLPSLEAATAEVIKLPLPEQDGKIAPGVFELLAERLSWADVIVIGPGLGVAPATGELVRKILATSDKTVVLDADGLNVLAGDVNAIRKSRASLILTPHPGELSRLLAVAKNEISNDAIAVARQAAQEFGQILVLKGAPSLIALPTQEVMINSTGNAGMATAGSGDVLTGLIAGLAGQGLEPAAAAGLGVFLHGLAGDLACEELGMWSMLAGDILQHVPQAFLRMQKG, encoded by the coding sequence ATGTCTTTTTCTAATCTGTTGCATGATTTGCCGCACGCTGTTACCGCGCAGGAAATGCAGGCTGTCGATCACTTCACTATTGCCACGCTCGGCCTGCCCGGGCGCGTATTAATGGAAAATGCCGGGCGCGCAACATTTGAGATTATTCGACAGCGCTGGCAACCGTTGCCAGGCAAACGCGCCGCGATTTTTTGTGGCAAAGGCAACAACGGCGGCGACGGTTTTGTGGTGGCGCGGTTGCTGAGCGAGGCCGGGGTGTCATGTGACACGTTTTTGTTGGGAAACCCGGAGAATTTGCGCGGCGATGCTGCGGCGAATTTCACGTTACTCACCGCCCTCGGTTATCGCGTTCAATCTCTTCAAGCTGTTGATGCGATGCCCGATCTCGCCGGCGTTGATGTTGTTATCGACGCCTTGCTCGGCACTGGCGTGCGTGGCAGTCTCACCGGCCTGCTTGCTGACGCGGTGCATCACCTCAATCAAAGCGGGCGCCCGATTCTCGCGGTTGATTTGCCCACCGGTATGAACACGGACACCGGCGCAGTTGATGGGCCGTGCATACGAGCTGCATTGACTGTGACATTTGGCGCGCGCAAAACCGGCTTGCTGTTTTCGCCGGCCCGCGAGTATGCCGGTGAATTGCATGTCGCGGATATCGGTTTTCCGGCGAGCGCCTATCAACACGCGGCGTGTCACACGTATTGGCTGGCGCCGGAGATAATGAAAAAATGGCTGCCGCAGCGGCCACGAGATGCTTTCAAAAACCGCGTTGGCCAAATTTTAGTCATCGCCGGCTCCACTGGTTTTGGCGGCGCCGCCCGGCTAACCGCCACGGCTGCGCTCCGCGCCGGCGCGGGTTTGGTGGTACTTGCTGCTCCGCAATCCTTGCTCCCAAGTTTGGAAGCCGCGACCGCCGAGGTGATCAAATTGCCGCTGCCGGAGCAGGACGGTAAAATTGCGCCAGGCGTTTTTGAGCTTCTTGCCGAACGCTTGTCGTGGGCGGATGTCATAGTAATTGGTCCGGGCTTGGGTGTTGCGCCCGCAACCGGTGAGTTGGTCAGGAAAATTTTGGCCACTTCTGATAAAACCGTTGTGCTCGACGCTGACGGTTTGAATGTGTTAGCCGGAGACGTCAACGCGATTCGCAAGAGCCGCGCCTCTCTCATTTTAACGCCGCATCCCGGAGAGTTGAGCCGCTTGCTCGCAGTGGCAAAGAATGAAATCTCAAACGACGCGATTGCCGTCGCGCGCCAAGCGGCGCAAGAGTTTGGCCAGATTCTGGTATTGAAGGGCGCGCCCAGCCTCATTGCGTTGCCTACGCAAGAAGTGATGATCAATTCCACCGGCAATGCCGGCATGGCCACAGCGGGCAGCGGCGATGTTTTGACCGGCTTGATTGCGGGATTGGCGGGACAGGGACTAGAACCGGCGGCCGCGGCCGGGCTGGGTGTGTTCTTGCACGGCCTCGCCGGTGATTTGGCGTGCGAAGAACTGGGCATGTGGAGCATGCTGGCCGGCGATATTCTGCAGCATGTGCCGCAGGCATTTTTGCGCATGCAGAAAGGTTGA
- a CDS encoding VanZ family protein, whose protein sequence is MSCRTVPNRFKLGFMKFNENVAWLWKNYRAPILWAAVLFIQSSIPDFDPPMRLTDWDDKWAHLLIYMPLGFLLMRALAQTQTGTSTTLLFLLAIGIGALYGIFDEVHQHFVPGRHMDWRDAVADGFGVVLGSWLYLKVRQRLALRTAKIPEPLKEISHG, encoded by the coding sequence ATGAGCTGTCGAACCGTACCAAATAGATTCAAGTTGGGTTTCATGAAATTTAACGAAAACGTTGCGTGGCTTTGGAAAAATTATCGCGCCCCGATTTTGTGGGCGGCGGTTTTGTTTATACAATCTTCGATACCGGACTTTGATCCGCCGATGCGGTTGACGGACTGGGACGACAAGTGGGCGCATCTGTTGATCTACATGCCGCTCGGCTTTTTGTTGATGCGTGCGCTGGCGCAAACACAGACTGGCACAAGCACAACTCTCTTGTTTTTGTTGGCGATCGGCATCGGCGCGCTTTACGGAATTTTTGATGAAGTCCATCAGCATTTCGTACCGGGGCGGCACATGGATTGGCGAGATGCCGTTGCTGATGGCTTCGGCGTCGTGTTGGGCAGTTGGTTGTATCTCAAAGTGCGCCAGCGGCTGGCTTTGCGCACGGCGAAGATACCGGAACCACTGAAGGAAATTTCCCACGGGTAG
- a CDS encoding TrkA family potassium uptake protein — MRSFAVIGLSSFGYHLCKNLSELGAPVMAIDVDAEKIDDIKPFVQKAVVADAKDKDTLKSLGMEDIDVVVVTVGEPIEVSILITLYLREIGVKEIIAKVITEDHAKILDKLGVSSVVFPERDMAKRIAYTLRRSILLDYVSLGEGYSIVEMGAPSDWLGKPLAALDVRRQYNIQIIVIKDVLSDKVVIIPGGDYVLKDSDILVMVGRDEDLEQVEKL, encoded by the coding sequence ATGCGAAGTTTTGCAGTTATTGGACTGAGCAGTTTCGGCTATCATCTTTGCAAAAATCTTTCCGAATTGGGCGCGCCGGTAATGGCGATTGACGTGGACGCCGAGAAAATCGACGACATCAAACCGTTCGTGCAAAAGGCCGTGGTCGCGGATGCGAAAGACAAGGACACGCTCAAGAGCCTGGGGATGGAAGATATCGATGTCGTGGTGGTGACGGTGGGCGAGCCGATCGAAGTAAGTATTCTCATCACACTTTATTTGCGTGAAATCGGCGTGAAAGAAATCATCGCCAAAGTCATTACCGAAGATCACGCCAAAATTTTGGACAAGCTCGGCGTCAGCAGTGTTGTGTTCCCGGAACGCGACATGGCGAAGCGCATTGCCTATACGTTGCGACGCTCGATTTTGCTCGACTATGTGTCGCTGGGCGAGGGTTACAGCATCGTCGAAATGGGCGCGCCCTCAGACTGGCTCGGCAAGCCGCTGGCCGCGCTCGACGTGCGCCGGCAATACAACATTCAAATCATCGTGATTAAAGATGTGTTGTCCGACAAAGTCGTGATTATTCCCGGCGGCGATTACGTTCTCAAAGACAGCGATATTTTGGTTATGGTGGGCCGCGACGAAGATTTGGAGCAGGTGGAAAAGCTTTAG
- a CDS encoding UbiX family flavin prenyltransferase — protein MRIAIGLTGSSGAVYAVEFLKQCPGDKYLVASKWGKVVLHDEMGLSERDLQPHVKKIFSNDDLHAPLASGSNSIDAFVIIPCTTSTLGKIASGIGDTLLTRTAQVALKERFRMVLCIRETPLSSLALEQCLKLSRDGVIIMPISPPLYFLPKTVDEYVRAYVDKVLGVIGVRASRGWRAEELE, from the coding sequence ATGAGAATTGCGATCGGCCTCACCGGCTCCTCGGGCGCAGTTTACGCCGTCGAGTTTTTGAAACAATGCCCGGGCGACAAATATTTGGTCGCGAGTAAATGGGGCAAAGTCGTGTTGCACGATGAAATGGGGTTGAGCGAGCGCGATCTGCAGCCGCATGTCAAAAAAATTTTTTCGAACGATGATCTGCATGCGCCGCTTGCCAGCGGGTCGAATAGTATCGACGCTTTCGTTATTATTCCCTGCACCACGTCAACTTTGGGTAAAATCGCTTCGGGCATCGGAGATACCCTACTGACTCGCACCGCGCAAGTCGCGCTCAAAGAACGCTTTCGCATGGTCCTGTGCATTCGCGAAACTCCTTTGTCGTCATTAGCGCTGGAACAATGCCTCAAACTTTCGCGCGACGGCGTGATCATCATGCCGATTTCGCCGCCGCTGTATTTTTTGCCCAAAACGGTCGACGAGTACGTGAGAGCCTACGTCGATAAAGTGCTGGGCGTCATTGGCGTGCGCGCCAGTCGTGGCTGGCGCGCGGAAGAGTTGGAATGA
- a CDS encoding 4-hydroxybenzoate octaprenyltransferase, whose translation MQFSTFMRFVKLEHTLFSLPLIFSGAILAAGGKISLRLTGLMLLAAVGARTVALALNRMIDRHLDKQNARTAVRELPAGRMTIMHAWLVLLAGLILYFVSAELIGRFCLLWSPLPLAIFVFYPYMKRFTPLAHFGVGLGLAMAPLAGWVAVTQSLDNLMPGFILGLFTLLWVAGFDIIYATLDEQFDRQANLYSLPAVFGRKRALAISGLLHVLAFLVLLAIFMLYLRTLAAAPLLAGAGFLLYLEHAKANDVELAFFKINAVLGFVVFAMVIVGVSFR comes from the coding sequence GTGCAATTTTCAACGTTCATGCGCTTTGTCAAACTCGAGCATACACTGTTTTCGTTGCCGTTGATTTTTAGCGGCGCCATCCTGGCCGCCGGCGGCAAAATTTCACTGCGCCTGACCGGCTTGATGCTGTTGGCGGCCGTGGGCGCGCGCACAGTTGCGCTCGCACTCAATCGCATGATCGATCGTCACCTCGACAAACAGAATGCGCGCACCGCCGTGCGCGAGCTGCCCGCCGGGCGCATGACGATCATGCATGCCTGGCTGGTGCTGCTCGCCGGCTTGATTTTATATTTTGTCAGCGCCGAATTGATTGGAAGATTCTGCTTGCTGTGGTCGCCGTTGCCGCTCGCGATCTTTGTTTTCTATCCTTACATGAAACGCTTCACCCCGCTGGCGCATTTCGGCGTTGGCCTGGGATTGGCGATGGCGCCGCTGGCGGGTTGGGTGGCGGTTACGCAATCGCTTGACAATCTCATGCCGGGATTTATCCTGGGTTTATTCACGCTGCTGTGGGTTGCGGGTTTCGATATCATATATGCAACATTAGACGAGCAATTTGACCGCCAGGCGAATCTCTACTCGCTGCCGGCTGTGTTCGGCCGCAAACGCGCCCTCGCAATTTCGGGACTCTTGCACGTTTTGGCTTTTCTGGTCTTGCTCGCGATTTTCATGCTTTATCTTCGCACACTTGCCGCAGCGCCGCTGCTGGCGGGCGCAGGATTCCTGTTGTATCTCGAACATGCCAAAGCCAACGACGTTGAGTTGGCTTTTTTTAAAATTAATGCCGTCCTGGGTTTCGTGGTTTTTGCCATGGTCATTGTCGGAGTCAGTTTTCGATGA
- a CDS encoding aminotransferase class I/II-fold pyridoxal phosphate-dependent enzyme, whose product MSIIDFRSDTVTKPTPAMRQALAAAEVGDDGYGEDPTVNRLQERIAHLLGKEAALFVPSGTMANQLAIRCQTQPGDEIICEAASHFLDYEVGGAAALSGVSTRPLPGDAGVITAAQVQEAIRPATFYFPRTRLIVLENTHNLAGGVIWPLARIQEISALAKVHGLRMHLDGARLWNASVASGVAPRTYAAFFDSVSVCFSKGLGAPAGSALAGTKEFIETARRFRKMFGGGMRQCGILAAAAIYALEHHYERLREDHAHARMLAEELARLPSLLINLNSVQTNIIKITIADKQADCLAAIAALKDEGVWVTPMGSSSFRVVTHLGIAAGDIARAAEIFRNVFRQSSF is encoded by the coding sequence ATGTCTATTATTGATTTTCGCAGCGACACGGTAACCAAGCCCACGCCCGCGATGCGGCAAGCCCTGGCAGCGGCAGAAGTCGGCGATGATGGCTATGGCGAAGATCCTACGGTGAATCGCCTGCAAGAGAGGATTGCGCATCTGCTGGGCAAAGAAGCCGCGCTGTTTGTGCCCAGCGGCACAATGGCTAATCAATTGGCCATTCGATGCCAGACGCAACCCGGCGATGAGATTATCTGCGAAGCGGCTTCGCATTTTTTGGATTATGAAGTGGGCGGCGCCGCGGCTTTGAGCGGCGTTTCCACCCGGCCTTTGCCGGGCGATGCGGGCGTCATCACAGCGGCGCAAGTTCAGGAAGCCATACGCCCGGCAACGTTTTATTTTCCGCGCACGCGCCTGATTGTTTTGGAGAACACACACAACCTGGCCGGCGGCGTGATTTGGCCGCTGGCGCGCATTCAGGAAATTTCTGCGTTAGCTAAAGTTCACGGCTTGCGCATGCATCTGGACGGCGCGCGCTTGTGGAATGCGAGTGTTGCCAGCGGCGTTGCGCCGCGCACCTACGCCGCTTTTTTTGACTCCGTGTCGGTTTGTTTTTCGAAAGGACTGGGCGCGCCTGCCGGCTCGGCGCTGGCCGGCACAAAGGAGTTTATCGAAACGGCGCGGCGTTTCCGCAAGATGTTCGGCGGCGGCATGCGCCAGTGCGGCATTTTGGCGGCCGCTGCGATTTATGCGCTGGAACATCACTACGAGCGGCTGCGCGAAGATCATGCGCATGCGCGCATGCTGGCGGAGGAACTCGCGCGCCTCCCGTCGTTGTTGATCAATTTGAACAGCGTGCAAACGAATATTATCAAGATTACGATTGCCGATAAACAAGCTGATTGCCTGGCTGCGATTGCCGCTTTGAAAGATGAAGGGGTTTGGGTAACCCCGATGGGCAGTTCGTCGTTTCGGGTGGTAACACATCTTGGTATTGCAGCCGGCGATATTGCCCGCGCCGCTGAAATCTTTAGAAATGTTTTTCGCCAATCATCATTTTAA
- a CDS encoding HAMP domain-containing protein, giving the protein MQVPSIPLRHRLFTRLLISHIFLVTIPLLITGQILIHTAQKAIRETILDRNLQLARRSSSLISATVGRARDILRINAQSPAFFTNDRIGQELVINKIVREFPIFKKISLLDTLGRVSRSTAFGASNHHTTGEHVLKTIKTNKSYTSPVYISSEKLPLMDIAEPVVVFDEVNAYLLAEVDLKEIWALVDSNLVGNKSEAFIFRADGQFIAHTDRREVLESRRFEESAIIAEAIAGRSGNKTYVNRSGIEMIAAYAPIVEQQWAAVIQQPVREAFAPSRVMELQILLLMIGSVLVAALIAAVYTKQIVKPVNELIGGIAEISKGGLKHKIRRLGRDEISTLALHFNAMTRRLRRFQDRLKRAERLETLNKLSSVLSHEIRNPLNSMVINLQLMRREFSREDLDPQKLEHYHQILSSEIRRVDDLVSNFLLIARPPKLKKSSQRLSDLLDELIKMEAPEALQKGIRVERDYRTPEVRVQVDPDKIHQVFLNIFINAVQAMPSGGRLTIGIETVAEGEFDKNF; this is encoded by the coding sequence ATGCAGGTCCCGTCAATTCCCTTGCGACACCGGCTGTTTACGCGCCTGCTCATCTCGCATATTTTTTTGGTGACGATTCCGTTGTTGATCACCGGCCAGATTTTGATTCACACGGCGCAAAAGGCCATTCGCGAAACGATTTTGGACCGCAATCTGCAACTGGCGCGGCGATCGTCTTCTTTGATCAGCGCAACGGTGGGGCGCGCGCGCGACATTTTGCGCATCAATGCGCAAAGCCCGGCATTTTTTACCAACGATCGCATCGGGCAGGAACTCGTCATCAACAAGATCGTGCGCGAATTCCCCATCTTCAAAAAAATTTCCCTGCTGGATACCCTCGGCCGCGTGAGCCGTTCCACGGCGTTCGGCGCCTCCAACCATCACACTACGGGCGAACACGTTTTAAAGACGATCAAAACCAACAAGAGCTATACCTCGCCGGTATATATTTCCAGTGAGAAATTGCCGCTGATGGATATTGCCGAGCCGGTTGTCGTTTTCGATGAAGTGAATGCCTACCTGCTCGCCGAAGTCGATTTGAAAGAAATTTGGGCGCTGGTCGACAGCAATCTCGTGGGCAACAAAAGTGAAGCGTTTATTTTTCGCGCAGACGGGCAGTTTATCGCGCACACCGACCGGCGCGAGGTTTTGGAAAGCCGGCGTTTCGAGGAAAGCGCCATCATCGCTGAAGCCATTGCCGGGCGCAGCGGCAACAAGACCTATGTCAATCGCAGCGGCATTGAGATGATTGCGGCGTACGCGCCGATTGTCGAACAGCAATGGGCTGCCGTCATCCAGCAGCCGGTGCGCGAAGCCTTCGCGCCCTCGCGCGTGATGGAGTTGCAGATTCTGCTGCTCATGATCGGCAGCGTGTTGGTGGCTGCTCTGATTGCCGCCGTTTACACCAAGCAAATCGTCAAGCCGGTGAATGAATTGATCGGCGGTATTGCCGAGATTTCCAAGGGCGGATTGAAACACAAGATTCGCCGCCTGGGCCGCGATGAAATCAGCACGCTGGCGCTGCATTTCAACGCCATGACACGCCGCTTGCGCCGTTTTCAGGATCGCCTGAAGCGCGCCGAGCGCCTGGAGACGCTGAACAAGCTGTCCTCGGTGCTATCGCATGAAATTCGCAATCCGCTGAACTCCATGGTGATCAACTTGCAGTTGATGCGCCGCGAATTTTCAAGAGAAGATCTCGATCCGCAAAAACTCGAGCATTATCATCAAATCCTGTCCTCCGAAATTCGCCGCGTGGATGATTTGGTGAGCAACTTTTTGCTGATTGCGCGGCCGCCGAAACTCAAGAAATCATCGCAACGCTTGAGCGATTTGTTAGATGAATTGATCAAAATGGAGGCGCCGGAGGCCCTGCAGAAAGGCATTCGCGTCGAGCGCGATTATCGCACACCGGAGGTGAGAGTGCAGGTCGATCCTGACAAAATTCACCAGGTGTTTTTGAATATTTTCATCAATGCGGTGCAGGCCATGCCCAGCGGCGGCCGCCTCACCATCGGCATTGAGACGGTGGCCGAGGGAGAATTTGACAAAAATTTTTGA
- the rpsU gene encoding 30S ribosomal protein S21, protein MVRVIVGSQESLDRAIVRFKRKCDRAGVLRDFRKSTYYLKPSQRKRLRRENAIRRANRLRVK, encoded by the coding sequence ATGGTCAGAGTCATCGTTGGATCGCAGGAATCGCTTGATCGCGCCATTGTTCGTTTCAAACGCAAATGTGATCGCGCGGGCGTCTTGCGCGACTTTAGAAAGTCGACGTACTATTTAAAACCGAGCCAACGCAAGCGTTTGCGCCGCGAAAACGCCATTCGCCGGGCAAATCGCTTGCGTGTGAAGTAA